From the Leptospira congkakensis genome, the window TCTTTTAGCAGATGGTGGTACAGAAAGTATGTGTGGTTGGCTTCAAGATAAGTTCGGTATGTACTGGCAAGTCACCCCAAAAATTCTTTTACAACTAATTTCTCATAAAGATCCAATCAAAGCAGAACGTGCCACACAAGCCATGTTAAAGATGAGAAAAATAGACATTGCAACGTTAAAAGAAGCGGTAAGTTAATAGACTTCATTGTTACTTTCTCATAAAAAAATTTCTGATACAGATATAGAATCTGCTTCAATCATTTGGGACTTTCTCACACAAAAGGATGATCTTGATAAAGCAGATTTAATTTTTGTCTTATGTAGTCATGATATAAGAATTGCTAAGTATGCTGCAGATTTATACAGAAATGGTTATGCGAATCAAATTCTGTTTTCAGGTGGACTCAATTTTTTTACTAAGAATATATTCTCAGATTCCGAAGCTGATTCTTTTGCTAAATTTGCCCTTAACGAAGGGATTCCCACAAAAGACATCATTATAGAAAATAAATCTACCAATACGAGAGAAAACATTCAATTTTCTAAATCTATGTTGAACGCGATGAACATTGAGATAAATTCCATCATTGCGATTCAGAAACCTTCTATGACCTTAAGAGTTAGGTTGGCTTTAGACAAACAATGGTCCGATAAACAATTCATCATTTCTGCACCTAAATACTCTTTGTTGGAAGCCCCTCATCAATATATCAATCTTTTTATGATTATCAACGAAATCGTAGGCGATTTACAAAGAATCATTACGTATCCCAAATTAGGTTTTCAATCTGAAATCTCTATACCTGAATCCGTTGAATCTGCCTTTAATCATCTCGTTTCCCGAGACTATAACTTACATCTAATTCGGTAACAATTGAGTTTCCAACAAATCTATAACTTTAAAGTTAAAGGAATTATATAAAAATCCAAATTAAACAGCTGCTATTTGTTTTTCTGAAACCAAATTGTATTTTAATTTAATTTGATCTATCTTCTCTTCCATTGCAGCCCAAAGTGTTTCTTTTTCTGGATGGAAAGTACAAAATACACCTTGTCTTACCAAATCAATAATTTCATCGATAGAAAAATCTAAGAAACGATAGAGTTTAAAAAATTCATATGTTAGATTTACATTAAAGATATCAGGATCATCCGTATTGATACACAACATCAATCCTTGGTCATAATAATAACGAACCGGATGGTTTTGTTCTTTGCGAACGTATTTTCCAGTAAAAACGTTTGAAGTCACACAAATCTCAATCGGAATTTTGTTTTCTTTCATGTAACGAACAAGTTCCGGATCTTGGATTGCTGAAGTTCCGTGTCCAATCCTTTCCGCCTTACAAAGATTGACTGCATCCCAGATGGCCCAAGGCCCATCATCTTCGCCGGAGTGAGCCACACATCTTAAACCTGATTCGCGAGCTACTTTGAATACCTCAGAATAATCCTTAGCAGGACCCATAAGTTCCGCACCACCAAGTCCAATTCCAATGACTTCTTTATGTTTTAATCCCAATACTCGTTTGAGATTGTTCATAGCATTTTCTGGACCGAAGGATCGAGAAACGTCAACTAACAATCGAATTGTGATTCCATCTTTGACTTCGATTTGGCGAATGCGATTTACCATCACTTCGACCATTTCATCAAAATCCAATCCATTTTGAATGAACTTAGACGGAGCAAAGAATGCCTCACAATAGATGATATTATTAGAACGTAAATAGTCTGCTAAACTATCGATAAAATAACCGAGGTCAGATGCTTCTTTCACCGATCCTTGCACAAAGAAAAATACCTGAATGAAACCATTTAGATCTTTAAAGTTGTATTTATCTTCAAACTCTTTATCGGTAACTTCGATTCCGTTCTTTTTGTACAAAAATTTCAAAGTTTCTTTGTTCACACAAGCTTCCAAGTGGAGGTGCACTTCTGTTTTCGGAATTTCGCGAATAAAATTGATAACATCCTGTTCGTTTGGATGGGGAATCGATAAGTCCCCAGCAAGTAAGGATTTTCTCTCTTTGAGGAGAGGAGACTCTGTGGATGGTTCCAACCCCTCTTTGGAAAGTAACCAAAGGGGAGGATGGAGGATCGGGAGTTCCATCAAGGAAACCCGCTCGTTTAACAGAGTATTGATTTGTTTATCAAAAGTAAGTTGGATGGTAGGCGAGTACGGTCTGTCAGCTGGCAGGCGGCTTTTTAACCGATTCAGCTCAGCAATGTCACGGTCAATGACAGCAATACGATTTAATATCTCAGAAAAAGGAACTTCCATGTTCCAGGAAAGAATGCGAAATTTCGCAAGT encodes:
- a CDS encoding YdcF family protein produces the protein MLLSHKKISDTDIESASIIWDFLTQKDDLDKADLIFVLCSHDIRIAKYAADLYRNGYANQILFSGGLNFFTKNIFSDSEADSFAKFALNEGIPTKDIIIENKSTNTRENIQFSKSMLNAMNIEINSIIAIQKPSMTLRVRLALDKQWSDKQFIISAPKYSLLEAPHQYINLFMIINEIVGDLQRIITYPKLGFQSEISIPESVESAFNHLVSRDYNLHLIR
- the add gene encoding adenosine deaminase; the encoded protein is MEVPFSEILNRIAVIDRDIAELNRLKSRLPADRPYSPTIQLTFDKQINTLLNERVSLMELPILHPPLWLLSKEGLEPSTESPLLKERKSLLAGDLSIPHPNEQDVINFIREIPKTEVHLHLEACVNKETLKFLYKKNGIEVTDKEFEDKYNFKDLNGFIQVFFFVQGSVKEASDLGYFIDSLADYLRSNNIIYCEAFFAPSKFIQNGLDFDEMVEVMVNRIRQIEVKDGITIRLLVDVSRSFGPENAMNNLKRVLGLKHKEVIGIGLGGAELMGPAKDYSEVFKVARESGLRCVAHSGEDDGPWAIWDAVNLCKAERIGHGTSAIQDPELVRYMKENKIPIEICVTSNVFTGKYVRKEQNHPVRYYYDQGLMLCINTDDPDIFNVNLTYEFFKLYRFLDFSIDEIIDLVRQGVFCTFHPEKETLWAAMEEKIDQIKLKYNLVSEKQIAAV